One window of the Oncorhynchus mykiss isolate Arlee chromosome 5, USDA_OmykA_1.1, whole genome shotgun sequence genome contains the following:
- the gnaz gene encoding guanine nucleotide-binding protein G(z) subunit alpha — MGCRQSSEEKEAARRSRRIDRHLRSESQRQRREIKLLLLGTSNSGKSTIVKQMKIIHSGGFNLDACKEYKPLILYNAIDSLTRIIRALATLKIDFHNPDRAYDAVQLFALTGPAESKGEITEELQGVMKRLWADSGVQECFCRSNEYHLEDNTAYYLNDLDRISSNEFIPTVEDILCSRDMTTGIVENKFTFKELTFKMVDVGGQRSERKKWIHCFEGVTAIIFCVELSGYDLKLYEDNQTSRMAESLRLFDSICNNNWFTNTSLILFLNKKDLLAEKIKRIPLTVCFADYRGQNTYEEAAVYVQRQFEDLNRNKETKEIYSHFTCATDTSNIQFVFDAVTDVIIQNNLKYIGLC, encoded by the exons ATGGGTTGCCGGCAGAGTTCGGAGGAGAAGGAGGCGGCGCGGCGCTCCCGGCGGATCGACCGCCACCTGCGCTCGGAGAGCCAGCGGCAGCGGCGTGAGATCAAGCTCCTTCTGCTGGGCACCAGCAACTCTGGCAAGAGCACCATCGTCAAGCAGATGAAGATCATCCACAGTGGAGGCTTCAATCTGGACGCCTGCAAGGAGTACAAGCCCCTCATCCTTTACAACGCCATCGACTCGCTCACACGCATCATCCGTGCCCTGGCCACGCTCAAGATCGACTTCCACAACCCCGACCGCGCCTACGACGCCGTGCAGCTCTTCGCCCTGACCGGGCCGGCCGAGAGCAAAGGGGAGATCACAGAGGAGCTGCAGGGGGTCATGAAGCGCCTGTGGGCCGACTCAGGCGTGCAGGAGTGCTTCTGCCGCTCCAACGAGTACCACCTGGAGGATAATACTGCCTACTATCTGAACGACCTGGACCGCATCTCCTCCAACGAGTTCATCCCCACCGTGGAGGACATCCTGTGCTCCCGCGACATGACTACGGGCATCGTGGAGAACAAGTTCACCTTCAAGGAGCTCACCTTCAAGATGGTGGACGTGGGGGGGCAGCgctcagagaggaagaagtggaTCCATTGCTTTGAGGGCGTGACCGCCATCATTTTCTGTGTGGAGCTAAGTGGCTATGACCTCAAGCTATACGAGGACAACCAGACG aGTCGTATGGCAGAAAGCCTGCGTCTGTTTGACTCCATCTGCAACAACAACTGGTTCACCAACACCTCActcatcctcttcctcaacaAGAAGGACCTGTTGGCCGAGAAGATCAAGCGCATCCCTCTGACTGTGTGCTTCGCCGACTACAGAGGTCAGAACACCTACGAGGAAGCGGCAGTCTACGTGCAGCGGCAGTTCGAGGACCTCAACCGCAACAAGGAGACCAAGGAGATTTACTCGCACTTCACCTGCGCCACAGACACCAGCAACATCCAGTTTGTGTTCGATGCCGTCACGGACGTGATCATCCAGAACAATCTCAAGTACATTGGGCTGTGCTAG
- the depdc5 gene encoding GATOR complex protein DEPDC5 isoform X7 codes for MKNKTYKLVVHKKGFGGSDDELVVNPKVFPQVSLGDIIEIAHPTDEYSPLLLQVKSLKEDLQKETISVDQTVAQAFKLRAYQDVVVNIVDPKDVTLDLVELTFKDQYIGRGDMWRLKKSLVSTCAYVTQKVEFAGIRAQASELWVKGEKVTCGYISEDTRVVFRSTSAMVYIFIQMSCEMWDFDIYGDLYFEKAVSGFLSDLFAKWKERYCSHEVTVVLFSRTFYNAKTLEEFPEILRGSIRQDHEGRFYEDFYRVVAQTERRDEWTSLLVTIKKLFIQYPVLVRLKEAVGFPSGHNSTAAQGNYLEAINLSFNVFDKHYINRNFDRTGQMSVVITPGVGVFEVDRLLMILTKQRMIDNGIGVDLVCMGEQPLHAVPLFKLHNRTVPGDSRLGDDYNLPHWINHSFYTSKSQNSCSCFTPRIKLAGRKLHAEKFKNNKEHTLGAPKDENSLPIQVDYDAHDAQVFRLPGPSRAQRSTNFRVVREREVSGRRSWGSADVSGVLGGGVSPPVRSCGPDEQRSLASDDSLGRVSNILLIPRLPPAQYGEVSSSLGYTSTRELLEKMMESQRDSSAPGRFTVGSAESTLHVRPGGYTPQRALINPFAPSRMPMKLTSNRRRWMHTFPVGPSGEAIQIHHQTRQNMAELQGSEQRDPAHTSAELLELAYHEATGRRTASERRQAGENGLYSSGGMEEYTHGSPASSNSTGTPVNRGSSLEEFSSGSPDPNPAERLH; via the exons ATGAAGAATAAAACATACAAACTTGTGGTGCACAAGAAAGGCTTTGGAGGCAGTG ATGATGAGCTTGTGGTGAACCCCAAGGTGTTCCCTCAAGTTTCCCTTGGGGACATAATTGAGATTGCACACCCCACAGATGAATACAG CCCTCTCTTGCTGCAGGTGAAGAGTCTCAAAGAAGACCTCCAGAAAG AGACAATCAGTGTGGACCAGACTGTGGCGCAAGCCTTCAAACTCCGGGCATACCAGGATGTCGTTGTAAACATTGTGGATCCAAAG GATGTAACTCTGGACCTCGTAGAGCTCACGTTCAAAGACCAATACATTGGAAGGGGAGACATGTGGCGACTGAAGAAGAGTTTG GTGAGTACCTGTGCTTATGTGACCCAGAAAGTGGAATTTGCAGGGATCAG AGCCCAGGCCAGTGAGTTATGGGTGAAAGGAGAGAAGGTCACATGTGGCTACATCAGTGAAGACACCAGG GTGGTGTTCAGGTCGACCTCTGCCATGGTGTACATCTTCATCCAGATGAGCTGCGAAATGTGGGACTTTGATATCTACG GGGATCTCTACTTTGAGAAAGCAGTCAGTGGTTTTTTGTCTGATCTTTTTGCCAAATGGAAG GAGAGGTATTGCAGCCATGAAGTGACAGTGGTGCTTTTCTCACGCACTTTCTACAACGCTAAAACCTTGG AGGAGTTTCCTGAGATATTGAGAGGTTCCATCAGACAGGACCACGAGGGCCGTTTCTATGAAGATTTCTATAG GGTAGTGGCTCAGACTGAGAGACGTGATGAGTGGACCTCTCTACTGGTCACCATCAAGAAGCTTTTCATCCAGTATCCTGTCTTGGTGCGGCTAAAAGAAGCGG TTGGTTTCCCCTCCGGCCATAACTCTACTGCTGCTCAGGGGAATTACCTTGAGGCCATTAACCTGTCTTTCAACG TCTTTGACAAGCACTACATCAACCGCAACTTTGACCGCACCGGTCAGATGTCTGTGGTCATCACCCCGGGGGTGGGCGTGTTTGAAGTGGACCGACTGCTCATGATCCTAACCAAGCAGCGCATGATTGACAATG GTATCGGTGTAGACTTGGTGTGTATGGGAGAGCAGCCACTTCATGCAGTGCCTCTATTTAAG CTGCACAACAGGACAGTGCCTGGAGACTCACGACTGGGGGATGACTACAACCTGCCCCACTGGATCAACCACAG CTTTTACACATCCAAAAGCCAGAACTCCTGCAGCTGCTTCACTCCTCGCATCAAGCTGGCAGGACGCAAG CTCCATGCAGAAAAATTCAAGAACAACAAAGAGCACA CTCTTGGGGCTCCGAAGGACGAGAACAGCCTTCCCATCCAGGTGGACTATGATGCCCATGATGCACAGGTGTTCAGACTCCCCGGGCCGTCCCGAGCCCAGAGGAGCACCAACTTCAG GGTGGTCCGAGAGAGGGAAGTGAGTggaaggagaagctgggggtcTGCGGATGTGAGTGGGGTTCTAGGGGGCGGTGTGTCCCCCCCTGTCCGCTCTTGTGGGCCTGACGAGCAGCGGAGCCTGGCCTCTGATGACAGCCTGGGCAGGGTGTCCAACATCCTGCTGATCCCTCGTCTGCCCCCAGCCCAGTATGGAGAAGTCAGCAGCTCCCTGGGCTACACCAGCACCAGAG agttgTTGGAGAAGATGATGGAATCTCAGCGGGACTCCAGTGCTCCGGGGAGGTTCACTGTGGGGAGTGCTGAGTCCACCCTCCATGTGCGCCCAGGGGGCTACACCCCTCAGAGGGCCCTCATTAACCCCTTCGCCCCCTCACGCATGCCCATGAAGCTCACCTCCAACCGCAGGCGCTGGATGCACACCTTCCCTGTGG GTCCGTCAGGAGAGGCCATCCAGATCCaccaccagaccagacagaacaTGGCTGAATTGCAGGGCAGCGAGCAGAGAGACCCCGCCCACACCTCCGCCGAGCTCCTGGAACTGGCCTATCATGAGGCCACTGGCAG ACGGACAGCCTCAGAGAGACGACAGGCAGGAGAAAATGGGCTGTACTCCAgcggagggatggaggagtataCTCATGGCAGCCCAGCCAGCAGCAACagcactg GAACACCGGTAAACCGTGGCTCCTCGTTGGAGGAATTTTCCTCTGGCAGTCCGGATCCAA
- the rab36 gene encoding ras-related protein Rab-36 isoform X2 has translation MQEMRNGMMHFPPPVSRDRVISKFPKCYTPQACLQIKVDWDTQAKDACKERTDRHQGWDRLKMSKAVVVGDLNVGKTCLINRFCKDVFDRDYKATIGVDFEIERFELSGAPFSLQIWDTAGQEKFKCIASAYYRGAQVIITVFDMADIKSLEHSWQWLDEAMRENEPGSCSVFLVGTKSDLLAPEERQRTERDAIKIATKMKAEFWSVSAKTESDRANLEEPQSRAVNTNCC, from the exons ATGCAGGAGATGAGGAACGGGATGATGCACTTCCCACCACCTGTGAGCAGAGACCGGGTCATATCCAAGTTCCCAAAG tgttatactccacaGGCCTGTCTGCAGATTAAGGTGGATTGGGATACCCAGGCCAAGGATGCCTGCAAAGAAAGAACTGACAGGCATCAGGG ATGGGACAGACTCAAGATGTCCAAAGCAGTGGTTGTTGGTGACCTTAATGTGGGCAAGACCTGCCTAATAAACCG GTTCTGCAAAGATGTATTTGACAGAGACTACAAGGCTACCATAGGAGTGGACTTTGAGATTGAGAGGTTTGAGCTCTCAGGAGCTCCATTCTCCCTTCAGAT CTGGGACACAGCTGGCCAGGAAAAATTCAAATGCATTGCTTCAGCATACTACAGAGGAGCTCAGG TGATAATCACAGTATTTGACATGGCAGACATTAAGAGCTTGGAGCACTCATG GCAGTGGTTAGATGAGGCCATGAGGGAGAATGAACCTGGCTCCTGTTCTGTTTTCCTGGTCGGAACCAAGAGTGACCTACTT GCTCCAGAGGAGCGCCAGAGGACTGAGAGAGACGCCATCAAGATAGCAACTAAAATGAAAGCTGAGTTTTGGTCTGTTTCGGCCAAGACAG AGTCTGACAGAGCCAACCTGGAGGAGCCCCAGTCCAGAGCAGTGAATACGAATTGCTGctga
- the rab36 gene encoding ras-related protein Rab-36 isoform X1 — protein MQEMRNGMMHFPPPVSRDRVISKFPKCYTPQACLQIKVDWDTQAKDACKERTDRHQGWDRLKMSKAVVVGDLNVGKTCLINRFCKDVFDRDYKATIGVDFEIERFELSGAPFSLQIWDTAGQEKFKCIASAYYRGAQVIITVFDMADIKSLEHSWQWLDEAMRENEPGSCSVFLVGTKSDLLAPEERQRTERDAIKIATKMKAEFWSVSAKTGENVQGFFFRVASLAFEDSVLKDMEKGIISTRIGGGDSIKSDRANLEEPQSRAVNTNCC, from the exons ATGCAGGAGATGAGGAACGGGATGATGCACTTCCCACCACCTGTGAGCAGAGACCGGGTCATATCCAAGTTCCCAAAG tgttatactccacaGGCCTGTCTGCAGATTAAGGTGGATTGGGATACCCAGGCCAAGGATGCCTGCAAAGAAAGAACTGACAGGCATCAGGG ATGGGACAGACTCAAGATGTCCAAAGCAGTGGTTGTTGGTGACCTTAATGTGGGCAAGACCTGCCTAATAAACCG GTTCTGCAAAGATGTATTTGACAGAGACTACAAGGCTACCATAGGAGTGGACTTTGAGATTGAGAGGTTTGAGCTCTCAGGAGCTCCATTCTCCCTTCAGAT CTGGGACACAGCTGGCCAGGAAAAATTCAAATGCATTGCTTCAGCATACTACAGAGGAGCTCAGG TGATAATCACAGTATTTGACATGGCAGACATTAAGAGCTTGGAGCACTCATG GCAGTGGTTAGATGAGGCCATGAGGGAGAATGAACCTGGCTCCTGTTCTGTTTTCCTGGTCGGAACCAAGAGTGACCTACTT GCTCCAGAGGAGCGCCAGAGGACTGAGAGAGACGCCATCAAGATAGCAACTAAAATGAAAGCTGAGTTTTGGTCTGTTTCGGCCAAGACAG GGGAGAACGTGCAGGGGTTCTTCTTCCGGGTGGCATCTCTGGCCTTTGAAGACTCTGTACTGAAGGACATGGAGAAAGGGATCATCTCCACTCgaataggaggaggagacagCATTA AGTCTGACAGAGCCAACCTGGAGGAGCCCCAGTCCAGAGCAGTGAATACGAATTGCTGctga